Genomic segment of Arachis hypogaea cultivar Tifrunner chromosome 16, arahy.Tifrunner.gnm2.J5K5, whole genome shotgun sequence:
tattataatttgactatctTTTATTTGCATTTGTATTAGgattttttgtaaataaataaaataaatattttaattatgaatatacgTTAATTTGAGGGTATTAATGGATTTTAATTAAAAGAGATAAGGCACGAACACGTGACAATGTATCACGTTTACAAACGTGATACGTGGGAAATAACTATTTAGTAATATCTCATTTATAGATATGGCGATacttatcttgtttacactataaatgagATACGTGAGAATAAAAATCATACACAATAAATGGGATAGAATACGATAAAAATCAACCTCTTATAAAAGGATCAGAAAATTGTTGATATTCCTCAGAAAtatctcaattcttcttcctcttttgtttttgttcaaaAAAACTTAGCAAAAATGTCTAGTGGTAGTGGTTTCTATGTTGTGATGGTGTATCCTAACTATTAGATGAGAAACAGTGACAGCGGAATTATATTTAAGTGTGAGAGTCCTGTGCTGTTCCGAACTCGAAGAACAAATTCGTTGTTTGAGTTAAAGAGTATGATATTGACGCACGTCAATAGTGGGGAGAGAAAAGTGGTTGGTAGAGTTAGGTATAGGATGCTAGCACCGATGGAGATTGGTGTATTTTGGTTTCGTCTATTCTGGGTCGATGGCGATGAGCATGTGCGCCTAATGTTTGACGTGCATGGTAGAATTATGGTTGAACAAGTGACAGAGCTTTCTACAGAGATTCGTGATGTTGTTGGTGGTAGTGCTAGCAGCTCGAACTTTATATTGGATGACCCTCCACTCACACCATGACTGTTGCACTATGCTAGTCAAGTGCAAGACATGGACGTTGAGGATGATTAATCCGACGAAGTGTACATTGCCGATAGCCATGAAAGTGGATCCTTTGACGATGAAAATGACGATGAGTTCATACCTGAGATTCTTGTTGGTGGATCAGTTCGATACCTTTAGCCTGCTTCGCATCTAATTCCAGAGTTATCATCTGTACCCAGCTACTACCATACATTGGATTTGGATGCGATACACGAGGAAACTCTATATTCGAATATGGGGGCCGACGATTACAACACCGATAGTGGTGTGGAGTTTCGGATTGGTCACAAATTCAGGAGCAGAGAGGGAGTGCTGCAAGGCGTGAAGAATTATAGCATTCAGAAAAGTGCCGAGTATCGAGTAGTCGAGTCAGATCGGTTAAAGTACCATGTACGTTGGCGGCAATTTATGGATGGTTGTCCTTGGAGTTTCTGTGTTGCCCTCCGACAGAATCTGGGATATTGATGAGTGTTATTGTATCTTAATTCGTTGTTTTCTTCGTCATTCTTATTTTGGTTAGATTTTAATTTGACTATATTTAAAATGGTTAGGGAGGTGCGTTGTCTGGCCCCACGATGTCATAGGATTACCGACCGTAGGACAGCAACCTCATATGCAGAATCATCCTGCCACTCATACAGTCTAGTCCATTAGTGACCATTCCTGTTCTACAAAGTATAGTAAGACAAAGCTATCACTTCAAGCCGTCGTACAGGAAGGTTTGGATGGCAAAACAAAAGGCAATTGCGCAGATATATGGTGATTGGGAAGAGTCGTACAAGGTGCTGCGGTTGCTCCAAACATTGCAGAGTTGTCACCCTGGCACGGTATGTGACATTAGTGCATACCGTATTATGATGGCCACTTGATGGTGCGCGATTGCGATTAGTTCGATAAGGTGTTCTGGTCATACCCTCCCTAGATTGAAGCTTTCAAGCATTGTAAGCCGTTCATCTCCGTAGATGGCATGCACTTGTATGGCGAATATGGTGGAGTGTTGCTAATTACAGTTGCACAAGATGGTAACAGTAACATTCTCCATGTTGCCTTCGCCATTGTTGAGTCTGAGAGTACGGATTCATGGTCCTTCTTCCTTACAATCTAAGATGCCATGTGACACCACAAGAAGGGCTACTGATTATATTTGATAGATCCCAAGCAATCAAGGCTGCACATAAAGCTGATGACAGCCTTTGGAAGCCTCCTAGGGCGTTCCATGCGTATTGTGTCAGGCACATGGCTGTGAACTTCATGTCTTGGTTCATGTCAGCCGAGGGCAAGCAGTATCTCATAATGCTGCATACAGTCCTAGGAATGCTGGGTACGAACGGTACATGGATGCTCTAAGGACGTTATCACGTGAGATGGCTGACTGGGCCAGTAGATTTAATAAGGAAATATGGTTGCAACATTGTGATGGTGGACGTCGGTTTGGGGACATGACAACTAACCTATTTGAGTGCATCAACGTAGTTCTGAAGGGTACAAGATATCTATCCATTTCAGCTATTGTTAGATGCATGTACGAGAGATTGTAGTAGTTGTTCGTCTGGAAGGGTAGGGAGGTGCAGGCTCAAATGGCAGCGAGTAATCGGTATTCACAGTGGCTGCAGGCTGTGGTTGAAAAGAATAAACAGGGTATTCAGAAGATGCGAGTTACACATTGCAATAGGAGGGCTTTGGTTTTTTGGGTATAGGAATTAGAGCCATTTGAGGGTTAGAGCCAGAGTTCATTCCGTTTTTGATTGAGCTCGGGGACATGCGACTGCAAACTTTTCCATTCACTTCATTTCTACTATTGTCATGCATTTGCTGCTTGTGCTGCTTCCAGCTTCGAGTGGGGGTCATATGTTCATCTAGTCTACCTTCAAGAGTCTGAGCTCAAGGTTTACGAGGTAGAGTTTCCCCCGATCCTTGACGAGAAGCTTTGGCCAGAGTGGCACGGGGCATGTTTGCGCCCTAATCCAGCCATGTGTAGAAAGGCAACCGGAAGACCAATTTTTACGAGGTTTCGTAGCGATATAGACGAGGTGGACTGCCAAGACAAACGGTGCAGGCTATGCCGGCAAACAGGCCATACTCGGAGGGGTTGTCTGAATCAAGCCATAGAGGATTCTTAGCAATCGCATAACTTGTGCCACATTTCATATGTACTAGAACCATGCTATTCATTTGAGGTTACGTTATATATCattgttattttgttttatttagcaATCGAACTGCCTATGTTTTATGTTCTATTACGATAATTTGCACACATAACCCTAATCAAGGCATGGATAGTAactaaaaaaattcattaaacaAGGTACATAAAATAAAGACAGAAGAAATAAAGGAGCACATCATCACTATAATGTAAAATTTTGGTACAAAATACTGTACTTTGGAGTAATACAGGATAAACTACTAATTAATCTAATAACATGTATTGCTAATCATGGATGCTAGTCCCTAGGATAATGAAGGCGATGCCTAGTGCCATAAGGGGGAGGCTGGGTCTGGCGAGGTAGTCTGCGGCCTCACGGGTCCTGAGGAGCTGGTGGTGGTGGAAGGGCCACTACATATGACGGTGGCGGAGGAGGCTGTGGAAAGTACGGGTGTGCATGAATCATGATCAATCGCTTGTGTTTGAaaatgtggtggtggtggtgtatACTGAGGTGAGGGAGGTAATCAATGTGAGGTAGTCATCAGTCGGCCGTAGTCAATGGAAGGCGGTGTAGCATACTGAGACCTCGGCCAGAGATCTGGTCCGTAGGAGGAGTGAGCACCCGGGGACATCTGAGGCACCTAAATCGAGGTAGTCACTTCTGGGACAGAGAAAGGTACACCATAAGTGGCACCATGCTCTCTGGTCGTGTGGAACTGCTCTGCATCCGCTACATGGTCTACTGGTCAGCCGTCTGAACCTAAAATACCTCGTCAAACTGTATCTCATTCACTATGGATCTCTCCTAAACGCTGGATGAGGCACCAAGGTCCACCCAGCCAGGTGGATTTGTGAAAGGGTCATCATGATGCACATAAGAGCCTGGTTCTGGTGGTGGTGGTCCTGGTGGTGCTGGTGCTGGTGCTGGTCGGGGGGGGGGGGGTCATCCGCATCCTCGGGTATATCGCCGACATCCTCCTGCTGGACATAATCTGCCTCCTCCTCGGATTCAACGTGTAGCCTTTCCTTACGGGGTCTGACGTGCTCTCATCGAGGCATTGCAGCTCCTCCGAGGTCCCTCCTACCCCTCTCCCTCCTGGCAGGTCTTCGAATGTCTGGTCGCACCTCCCTGGCATGCCTACAGTGATCAGGTACATCTCGTGGAAGGTGGAGACATCCTTGGGCTGACTAGGTGTGGGCTGGACGTCATCAGGGAGGGTCGAAAGTCTGGGGTCATCAAGCACATCCTTCCCAGACAGATGTCTGACCCGACAGGCCTACTGGTACCAGACTCAGTACTCCTGTATCGGCCTGTTGTCGGCGGTAGGCTGAATGGAGATCATGTGGCCCTCCTCAAACCAGGCTCTGAAACCATCATACCACTCCTAAAGGCGAGTAGGCCGCCACACATCCTCTCCCCATCCAGTAGTGGTCAGAAACTTGTCGACATTAACCAAACCGCTAGGAACTGGCTGCTCACCTCTAAACTGTCGTTTCAACCGATGGGCCTGGTGAAACTCCATAATATTGAAGCATACCAGGGGGACAACAGACAACCAAGTCTTCCACTCCCCACCGGACCTCACTCAATCCAAAATAATGTCATTCAATCTAGGATCGACATACGACATCCACCGAAATTGCATAACTAAGTGGCATAGGCTCATCAGAAGTAGTTTATACGATAATTGTACTCAAATGTTTCATATTAAAGTAAGGAAAAAATAAAGGTATACCTCGTCCAAATGCAGTCGATCTAGCGCCGTACGCCAATGGAGGACTCTCTGTGCATAGTGGTCCCTAATCTGTTGGGTCATCCCGATCAACCTGTTAACATACGCAGTAATCAAATTGTGTCAATCCGTGTAGGTAAAACTTgaattgaataaataaaaattgacaagaacattAAACGATAACAATTGCCTCACTACTAGAGGAAAGGTCATAATCTGCCTCTCCAGTGGACACCACTGTGGAATCCTGTGGTATATCCACGAGACTAGCAGCGGTGTACATCCGGCTATGTCCGTGGTGTCACAATGTGCTGCATGGCACAAGGAGTGGTACATCCATGCAAGCACAGCGGACCCCCATGATAGACCGCTACACCTCCCGAAGTCGGCCAACAGTGGAAACCATTTGATATGCACCTGATTGTTGGATTGTCGGTCATCAGGTAACCACCGATCAGTAGTATGATGTAACACTTAGTGTACTATCGGAGGGTGGTTGGATCCGTGGTACTCGGAGGCATGTGGCAGACTCTGTCCTGAAGTCATGTCATCTTAATGCTAAACGACTTCTTTCTTTGGGCACCTTGCTATGGACCATGGGGGTTTGGCACCCAAGAGCTCCTCCACGTACTCCCATGTCAGTCGCTGGTACCAAGTCTGGAAGTCATGCAGGCACCCACCCATTGGCTCCCCGTGTGTGTGTAGTCCGAGGTGGTACGCAATGTCCTGTAGGGTGATGTTGCACTCACCCCATGACTGGTGGAAAGTGTGGCTCTCTGGACGCCAGAGCTCCACGAATGCAGTGATTTGGGAGTTGTCAAACACAAAGTCCCTGAGCTGCACCTTGTCGCCAAACCCAACCTCCCTCAGATAAGGGACGACGACGTCCGAGGGTGCAAGTGTGTGACTAACCCGCCTAGGTAGTAACAGGCGAGGCCTctgtttaaaagaaaaaattttataaagattCGATTCCAAACTAAGTTCTCTAGTATGTCCAAATCTATTCTAACAAATCTAAAATGCAACTCAGATAAACATCACAACATAATGAATAGGTTACAAAACCAATACTTAAAAATCCTCTCCCAATTTAAAGAAAATGTtaactaataaatatatttaattactaATCAAATCAAAGTAGTTAGTTATCTAACTTTCACTCTAAGTAAATTACACACCTAACTCATGTTACTAACTTGCCAACTAACCTAAATTGTGTTACCTCAATATCATCCAGTCTACTCATGTATTAAAACACTAACTCTGTAAAAGCTCTCCAAATAAAATCGCATAcacttaataatttaaataataaagataaCACTAACTTCATAGTCGATAGCTCCCGCAATGTGCCAACTAGCGTTGAGGCGGTTGATGTCAGGGTCTCGTGCGTCTGTGCGTGCGTCTCTGCGTACCATAACTTCTgggaaactaaaaaatataaacaaaatggtGCCAGAAAGAGAGAAATGAGAGAAATGTGGGGTTAGGGGTGCTGCGAACGACTTCCATTAATACCCTCAAATTAACgtatatttgtaattaaaatatttattttatttatttaaaaaaatcctttGTATTATGATTAAAGTTTTACTTAttacttttattaaattaattttaattaattttactaaaataaaagtTAGGCGAGCTAATTGGTGGCATCACCAATCTCTCATAAAACGAGACAAACTAACATTTTAAATCTGATTTATTTTGACGGATTATGCCGGCCTGCCCTATTTTTTGGACAAGTCTTTGACGGGACAGGATGAGACAAACTACCCACTTTGACACCCCTTCTTCGTGCAACAGTAGAACCTCTGATGGAgtatgtaaattgcatcaaattcaAAAGGAAGCAAACCGAAGGGAACGGGAgattctgttgatttattttgggtGGAAGAATCAATCATCAGTTATGACTAATTAATCCTGTTGCAAATTTATTGATTGCTGTTTGGTCTGTACAACAAAGATCCGTAACTACACTAGTCAAAGAAAAAATCCTACTTATCTTTGCAACTAATCAATCCTTCTTATGATTAATCATAGATAAATGAAAATGCTCACGAACCTAAATTTTTCATAGTTGATCTGTGCTTATTTTAATGCTTTATCCCTTGTTTAGACTACCAGTAACAAATTTCATTGAATTGATAAATGATATAAAGATTTTAATAAACTTGCCTAAACATTGAAACCACCTTTCAACGGTTCAACCCAAACATAACATTCGGCAAATTTTGAACTCCTATAGGTAATAATGATTCTATCTCCTAGACATCGTTTCTTCATAATTAATCCCCAACATTATCTTTTCTGTTCTCAACTAAATTATACAATTGCTATAAAGCACTTCACTTTTATCTCCTTGTAAACTCATGCAAAGCCTAAGTACAGCCACTTACTCTAGCTAATCGTGATGAGAATAATCCATAGTTTCACCGTTGCGAAGGTGAAGAGCAAGTGAATCCCCACTATTCTTGCCCTCTCTACCTACTACTGAAAATTGGCCACTAGCTCTGATTAAAATACTCATCATACTACATTTTTTTCTGAAACCAGTTGCAAAACTTAGTGCTACTCCATCTTTCCAATAGTCCACATTTCTCATCAAGTATATACACTGTCAAATAAAACCTATAAAGAAATTCCAATTTGTTTTTtcaaggaaaaataaaagaaactatcctaGCAGTGGGTTCTTGTAATAACAAACCGCTGTATAAGCCAAATAAATTGAAGAGCCTTCTGCTGTACCAAGACCACCCAAGACATTCATCGAATAGATTTAAAAAATTGGAACCATCTTCATCCATTATTGTACAAAGAAATAGTGGAAGGAATGTACCAATTCATGCTTACATCAGTGTGACAGAATCAGATAACAAGACTTCAAGATTACAATATAACTTCCGAATAATTCTAATCCAAAGTTAATATACAAACCTTAATTGCAAAAAATATCTGGAAACAAGAACCAACGTCTCCTATGTCAGTATTcacataatataaaaatacattcAATATGCCGAGGCCACTTACTAAACCTCCAACAGCATTGAAAACACACGACAACCACGCAAGAATCAATAGACTCTACCTACTCTGGACCTTGCATAGGAACCATCATATGTTGACCCTGAGATAGAAGGTCCAAAATAAAGTGAGAATTACTGTCATGTAAATTGATTATTTGTGCTAATAAAAATTCCTTAAACCAAATAAGATGCAACATACGaaccagaggaaaagaaaaaagagaaatacaaaagattatataaataattacatGCTAAATTATCCCACGTTGAGTAAAAATAGACTAAATTTGGTACTCATTACTCAAACAGTTAATCATGAGAGACTCCCACCCCATAGAACTACATGAACACTACTCTCAACCATTCATGTCTTCAGAGAGCCAGCTAATGGAAATAAAGCAGAAGCTGGAAACGAGCAAAAGCAAGGAATGGGCTATGAAGGATAAAAAAAAGTCACCTGAAGTGGCTAATCAGTTTGCACCATAGTATATGCAAACTTCATTAAGGACAATATTATATCTGACATCAAGTAATACTCAATTCAATCCACAAGACTCTACCAACAAAATAGCTTATTCTTGTTTGGTTGGCCAATTGCCCTATGGGCTTGAGTAACGTAGCTAAAACATCCACATAAAACCAACTAAATAGAGTTTATTTTGAAATTACACCACCTCTTAGCCCTTTAATAAGAGTTTTCTTTTTTTAAGCACCATAAAAACCAAGCCAAATATTAAAGAATAACTTTCAATTTTTATATCTATGAAAaactattttgttttaaaaaaagaaagtccTTAGAAAGGAAGTCTTTGAGAAATCCAGCATTCACAATATTCGTTAAATTTTGATGAATAGGAAATCATATAGCATAAGATACTAATATCAACTTAGACCCACAATTCGCCAGCAGCAATAATCTTTTAACACAACCTAGAAAGAATTTCCCAAGTATTGTTACTTGTTAAAGAAAGCCAAGTTAAACTAGCTAAGCATCTCCCTCAGAAAATTTGTACCATAACAACATGAGCAAGGAATGAAGCTCCAATTATTCAAgaagaaaatagtaaaaaaggaaaagaataaaaatttgtttCCTCTTTTGATAAAACAGGAAATGAAAACAAAAACCACCACAAATCCTTAAGTATTTTTAACTTTATCCTATCTATACAAAAATCATTATCTGAAACTTACTTTTGCCATAAACAAAAACACATCAATTATTATAAAGTAATACTTTGAAAATCAAATATCTCATAAGTTAAACCAAACATACAAAACACTAATCAACATTATAGTCCAAACTAATGATTAATGTGCTGATGCCAATAGCATCACCATTATCTGAATTGCTAATTTTGtaaaagaaatttaaataatataagatCCAGAGCAGCTTTCAGCAACTCATGGTGCCCCAACCAAGTCTAGAGAAAACTACCCTTCAAAGATGGACCACGCATTAAATAATCCAAGTCCATAAAAAGAAAACCTAGAAAGTAGACAACCCATAAACCAGACAACTTTTCATCAAGGACTTTAATGAGTGCATTGATATGTGCTACCAACCAAAAGTAGCCACCTCGCAGTCAAGAATTATCAGGCATTAATTCTAAGATAGACTgtttcagtgaccagtatctctTATGATATGAAATCAAAATGGTAATAAAACCAATATTTGTGgaaaatttcaacaaaattcTCTTCAAACCTATAACATTATGTGAATGGAAGTATCAACAACTCATGGATTGCTTTTCTGTCCAGAAGAATATTGTTTATGCCTCTCAGGTGATACCCAATCTTAATTATAATTACGAAATTTGTTACTAAAGATCATACTAGAAATTATTACATGCATACTAGATTTCGATCTATGTTAAGGGTTTTGAACATAAAGGAGAACTAATCTGGATTGCTAAATTTGGCGAACTTACTTTTCAAAGCATATTGAATATAAGAGGGAAAAAGAATGCTGGAGAGTAAAGGGTGGGGAAAAGCTTTCACTACAGCTGTATTGTGTGATACAAGGCAGGGAACTGAGAGAATAGCTGACAGAGGCCTCAGAAAGGAAGAGATAGAGCCCAAGAAAACCATATTAAGCCATTCCAGCTAGAAGATATACCAATGATACTTatgatacaaaataaataaagtctcATATTTGAAGTGGGTTGATGGGTTTTGATTTGCTCAGGTACTATAAGATTTTTACAATTCACTTATTACTGAAAAGAAAACTATTAGTTCTAAGTTTCTTACACCGTATCTATTATTAATAATGTATTAACATTAATATACACCCTTAGTAACATATTCAGTAACTTCGCAATTAGCACCCTGCATAACAGCAACATAAAGTTTCATGATCTACTAACTACAATCttgatgtttgatgttgatgtttgaCAGTCAATTTATTGCAGTTTCAAATCAGTTTGAAGAGCAAGCAGAGCATCATCATTTATCAGCATTCAACAAGAGTACATGACAGTGCAGAAGCACAGAAGAAAACCGTATACAACATTATACAGAGTAGTATTACCTGAGGGTTAGTGTAATTAACGCCTTGTGAGAAAGAACCTTGATGAGCAAGCTGTAAATTTCACAACAAACCATGACAACATCAGAACTCAGAAGTTTTGACATTCCAGCGATACAACAAGCATAGCAAGTATATTATGTGCTTGTGTGTATTCCACCTGAACATTAGGACTTGGTTGAACCTCTTTCTTAGCAGAAGCGTCTCCACCCTTTGCTGAACCCTTGGTGTCACCCTAAAACACCAcaagttcaaaaataaataagtaaataaaattaaaaagcgaACAGATATCAATCCAAAGGAAGAAATATTGATATTACCTCCATCTGCAGCATTCCCAATCAACCACGGTCAAATCCATATCACCGAAGGGGGGTTGCACCATgagtgaagaacaaagttagaCAGTAGGAAAATCAAAACGTGCCATATAGCAACATCTTTACATGACCCCGTACGCGTGTTCCTCAGAACAGAGCTTCTTGGGGACCAGATAAACTTCGCAAGTAAACCGAAGGTAAAAAAAAGAAAGCTGTAAATTCAGAATTACCTCTCTGTATCTTGTGAGGTAAATCTTCAAGGGATCAATATAATCCTCGAAACCGAGAGTCGCCATTGCCCAGAGCAAATCATCACCGTTAAtagtcttcctcttctctctctggcACTTATCAGAGGCCCTACATCATTCAACACCCTCGCAATTAAagtacaaaagaaaaattaaattaaattaacagtgaaacaaaagaaaaaaagaaaaaaaaagtactcGCTGGTGATGAAGCTGATAAACTCGGAGACGCATTCCTGAACAgtttctttggcatccttggcgATTTTTCCGTTGGCGGGAAGCGCCTTCTTCATGATGCGGCTGATGTTAGCGATGGGAAGGAACCTGTCCTGCTCCCTTATGTTGGAGCGAGGGCTATGGTCACCG
This window contains:
- the LOC112759048 gene encoding nuclear transcription factor Y subunit B-10: MADGPASPGGGSHESGDHSPRSNIREQDRFLPIANISRIMKKALPANGKIAKDAKETVQECVSEFISFITSEASDKCQREKRKTINGDDLLWAMATLGFEDYIDPLKIYLTRYREGDTKGSAKGGDASAKKEVQPSPNVQLAHQGSFSQGVNYTNPQGQHMMVPMQGPE
- the LOC140180103 gene encoding uncharacterized protein: MGADDYNTDSGVEFRIGHKFRSREGVLQGVKNYSIQKSAEYRVVESDRLKYHPSYRKVWMAKQKAIAQIYGDWEESYKVLRLLQTLQSCHPGTIEAFKHCKPFISVDGMHLYGEYGGVLLITVAQDGNSNILHVAFAIVESESTDSCRGQAVSHNAAYSPRNAGYERYMDALRTLSREMADWASRFNKEIWLQHCDGGRRFGDMTTNLFECINVVLKGTRYLSISAIVRCMYERFFEWGSYVHLVYLQESELKVYEVEFPPILDEKLWPEWHGACLRPNPAMCRKATGRPIFTRFRSDIDEVDCQDKRCRLCRQTGHTRRGCLNQAIEDS